The following are encoded together in the Naumannella cuiyingiana genome:
- a CDS encoding glucose 1-dehydrogenase, with product MERFADKVALVTGGSRGIGLGIARRLADEGARVVITGRDTDSLARAAAGFGEGRVLTVAGKSQDPEHRAAALDEIADTFGRLDVLINNAGTNPVFGPTAEIELAAASKIIEINLLGTLAWVQGAVAHPRLGFGEHGSVVNISSVASTNPTPGIGMYGVSKAGIDHLTKTLAAELGPGVRVNAVAPGLVKTDFAVALYEGKEPELAAQYPLRRLGEPADIAGAAAFLASDDAAWITGQVINVDGGILAVGGRA from the coding sequence GTGGAACGTTTTGCCGACAAGGTCGCACTGGTCACCGGCGGCAGCCGCGGTATCGGCCTGGGCATCGCCCGCCGGCTCGCCGACGAGGGCGCGCGAGTGGTGATCACCGGCCGGGACACCGATTCGCTGGCCCGGGCCGCTGCCGGATTCGGCGAGGGCCGGGTGCTGACCGTCGCCGGGAAGAGCCAGGACCCCGAGCATCGCGCGGCCGCGCTGGACGAGATCGCCGACACGTTCGGGCGGCTGGATGTGTTGATCAACAACGCGGGAACCAATCCGGTCTTCGGCCCGACGGCCGAGATCGAGCTGGCTGCCGCGAGCAAGATCATCGAGATCAACCTGCTCGGTACGCTGGCCTGGGTTCAGGGCGCGGTGGCGCATCCGCGACTGGGCTTCGGCGAGCACGGGTCGGTGGTCAACATCTCCTCGGTCGCGTCGACCAATCCCACGCCCGGCATCGGGATGTACGGCGTCTCCAAGGCCGGCATCGATCACCTGACCAAGACATTGGCCGCCGAACTCGGGCCCGGCGTCCGGGTCAATGCCGTCGCCCCGGGCCTGGTGAAGACCGATTTCGCCGTGGCGCTCTACGAGGGCAAGGAGCCCGAGCTGGCGGCCCAGTATCCGTTGCGGAGGCTCGGGGAGCCGGCCGACATCGCCGGCGCCGCCGCCTTCCTGGCCTCCG
- a CDS encoding MFS transporter: MSVKSQDRNGPGPSVLEESGLEATGNRVPTRGWVVLGVLIIFMLINYADRTVLALAGSYIIDDLGLTSTQFGFLGSAFYFLFAVSAVLVGIMGSRLPLKWLILGLAILWGITQMPVFALGTWGSLAFSRISLGATEGPASGLSNTVSYTWFPDSKRGLPSAALNAGTAASKIIAGPLIALVIITWNWRAAFLTVALISFAWALLWLFVGKLGPVGLAEEAQPMTMRERWMPVLRAMRTRTFIGLLIVTVPLYGLVAVMTTWFPLYMEKGLGMDEVTAGILIAAPAIGAVLGALSFGALSDAMARRGASPRQARGLLCSGLVALCGGTLVVFSLVSLQGYLAVAVLSLIYGIGMGGLPLALPSVGALVDRRLRSTILGTFLGVQSISGVAAPLFVGIIQDQFAEPLPGFLTSFMVLGGLTLIGGLIGAVMVDPARDSVQPVAANNG; this comes from the coding sequence ATGAGTGTGAAATCGCAGGATCGCAACGGGCCGGGCCCGTCGGTGCTGGAGGAGTCCGGCCTGGAGGCGACCGGCAACCGCGTACCCACCCGGGGCTGGGTGGTGCTGGGCGTGCTGATCATCTTCATGCTGATCAACTACGCCGACCGCACGGTCCTGGCCTTGGCCGGTTCCTACATCATCGACGACCTCGGCCTGACCTCGACCCAGTTCGGGTTCCTCGGCAGCGCGTTCTACTTCCTGTTCGCGGTGAGCGCCGTGCTGGTCGGCATCATGGGCAGTCGGCTGCCGCTGAAGTGGCTGATCCTCGGGCTCGCGATCTTGTGGGGCATCACCCAGATGCCGGTCTTCGCGCTCGGCACCTGGGGCTCGCTGGCCTTCAGCCGGATCAGCCTGGGTGCCACCGAGGGGCCGGCCAGCGGGCTGTCGAACACGGTCAGCTACACGTGGTTCCCCGACAGCAAGCGCGGCCTGCCCAGCGCCGCGCTGAACGCCGGCACGGCGGCCTCCAAGATCATCGCCGGTCCGCTGATCGCGTTGGTGATCATCACCTGGAACTGGCGCGCGGCGTTCCTCACGGTGGCGCTGATCTCGTTCGCCTGGGCGCTGCTGTGGCTGTTCGTCGGCAAGCTCGGCCCCGTCGGGCTGGCCGAGGAGGCGCAGCCGATGACCATGCGCGAGCGCTGGATGCCGGTGCTGCGCGCGATGCGTACCCGCACCTTCATCGGCCTGCTGATCGTCACCGTGCCGCTCTACGGACTGGTCGCCGTGATGACCACCTGGTTCCCCCTCTACATGGAGAAGGGCCTCGGGATGGACGAGGTGACCGCGGGCATCCTGATCGCCGCCCCGGCGATCGGCGCGGTGCTCGGCGCGCTGTCCTTCGGTGCGCTGTCCGACGCGATGGCCCGCCGCGGAGCCTCCCCGCGACAGGCGCGCGGCCTGCTGTGCAGCGGTCTCGTGGCGCTGTGCGGAGGCACCCTCGTGGTGTTCTCCCTGGTCTCGCTGCAGGGCTACCTGGCGGTCGCGGTGCTGTCGCTGATCTACGGCATCGGGATGGGCGGTCTGCCGCTCGCCCTGCCGTCGGTGGGCGCCCTGGTCGATCGTCGGCTGCGCTCGACGATCCTCGGCACGTTCCTCGGCGTCCAGTCGATCTCGGGCGTCGCCGCCCCGCTCTTCGTCGGGATCATCCAGGACCAGTTCGCCGAGCCGCTGCCCGGCTTCCTGACCTCGTTCATGGTCCTCGGCGGTCTGACGTTGATCGGCGGCCTGATCGGTGCGGTGATGGTGGACCCGGCGCGCGACAGCGTGCAGCCGGTCGCCGCGAACAACGGCTGA
- a CDS encoding MmgE/PrpD family protein — MSAEGLTGDLAAFVADAEPGAVDAETRAAARRAILDTVGVILAARGDSTMTTLARARAGYERVLAGDAPAPLTVSEFALGAGTAAHALDFDDVTDTLKGHPSVALVPALLAAAQGRAVSGAELLEAYALGYQVAVAVADGLDVKGHYKQGWHTTISIGIFGAAAAAARLLKLDSAATARAFGIAATAASGSRQNFGTMTKPLHAGLAAMLGLRAAHLAGAGFTADPGELEAPLGYYARLGQDLDADAVRATLTERWSLRQRGLNVKRYPSCYNTHRSADNILDLRADGLRAADVESVHIAIEPRGLGPLIHHRPTTGLQGKFSMEYVVAAALHDGELTLATFTDDRVQRPEVRALLPLVRAEEVATPPVGEPTFRHAYSVLTVRRTDGTEHVVRTDEPKGGARRPLTDEELHEKFAGCLSYAGYSGDEIAAVAGRIDGLDETADIAGTGLAQAVAEVLDARSKENAG; from the coding sequence GTGAGCGCCGAGGGCCTGACCGGCGACCTCGCCGCGTTCGTGGCCGACGCCGAGCCCGGCGCGGTCGACGCCGAGACCCGCGCCGCCGCCCGGCGCGCGATCCTGGACACCGTTGGCGTCATCCTGGCCGCCCGCGGCGACTCCACGATGACGACCCTGGCCCGGGCGCGCGCCGGTTACGAGCGGGTGCTGGCCGGCGACGCCCCGGCGCCGCTGACGGTCTCGGAATTCGCGCTCGGCGCCGGCACGGCCGCGCACGCGCTGGACTTCGACGACGTCACCGACACGCTGAAGGGTCACCCGAGTGTCGCGCTCGTGCCGGCGCTGCTCGCTGCGGCGCAGGGCCGGGCCGTCAGCGGGGCCGAGCTGCTCGAGGCGTACGCGCTGGGCTACCAGGTGGCGGTCGCCGTCGCGGACGGCCTCGACGTCAAGGGCCACTACAAGCAGGGCTGGCACACCACGATCAGCATCGGCATCTTCGGCGCTGCCGCGGCCGCCGCCCGGCTGCTCAAGCTGGACAGCGCGGCCACCGCCCGCGCGTTCGGGATCGCCGCCACCGCCGCGTCCGGCAGCCGGCAGAACTTCGGCACCATGACCAAGCCGCTGCACGCCGGTCTGGCCGCGATGCTCGGACTACGGGCGGCACACCTCGCCGGCGCCGGCTTCACCGCCGACCCCGGCGAGCTGGAGGCGCCGCTGGGCTACTACGCCCGGCTCGGCCAGGACCTCGACGCCGACGCGGTGCGCGCCACCCTGACCGAGCGCTGGTCGCTGCGCCAGCGGGGGCTCAACGTCAAGCGCTACCCGTCCTGCTACAACACCCACCGCAGCGCGGACAACATCCTCGACCTGCGCGCCGACGGGCTACGGGCCGCCGATGTCGAGTCGGTGCACATCGCGATCGAGCCGCGCGGGCTCGGCCCGCTGATCCATCACCGCCCGACGACCGGGCTGCAGGGCAAGTTCTCGATGGAGTACGTGGTGGCGGCCGCGCTGCACGACGGCGAGCTGACGCTCGCCACCTTCACCGACGACCGGGTTCAGCGCCCCGAGGTCCGGGCGCTGCTGCCGCTGGTCCGCGCCGAGGAGGTGGCGACGCCGCCGGTGGGCGAGCCGACCTTCCGGCACGCGTACTCGGTGCTCACCGTGCGCCGCACCGACGGGACCGAACACGTCGTGCGCACCGACGAACCCAAGGGCGGCGCGCGCCGCCCGCTGACCGATGAGGAACTGCACGAGAAGTTCGCCGGCTGCCTGAGCTATGCCGGCTACTCGGGGGACGAGATCGCCGCGGTCGCAGGCCGGATCGACGGTCTCGACGAGACGGCCGACATCGCGGGCACGGGTCTCGCGCAAGCCGTGGCCGAAGTCCTGGACGCACGTTCGAAGGAGAACGCTGGATGA
- a CDS encoding HpcH/HpaI aldolase family protein, which yields MNCVDMRARLRAAERLVGVFVNLPAPGLVELLASAGVDFVVIDCEHGLLNPESVEGLIRAAGASGIGAMIRVPAGEPAAIQRYVDAGASGVQVPMIETAEQAAAVVAAARYAPEGRRGVAATRSNGFAAPSAERLQTANETTAIVLQIETGEGVAAAAEIAAVPGVDSLFIGPTDLAHALGRGGQLDHPDVDQAIRTVRKAVGDLPLGILVGSGEDAAKRAGEGMSYLVGTSGGLIRAAVRGLVDTARSTSGAQS from the coding sequence ATGAACTGCGTCGACATGCGGGCGCGGCTGCGGGCCGCCGAGCGGCTCGTGGGTGTCTTCGTCAACCTGCCCGCGCCGGGCCTGGTCGAGCTGCTGGCCTCCGCGGGCGTCGACTTCGTCGTGATCGACTGCGAACACGGGCTGTTGAATCCCGAGTCGGTCGAGGGCCTGATCCGGGCCGCCGGTGCCAGCGGCATCGGCGCGATGATCCGGGTCCCGGCCGGCGAGCCCGCCGCCATCCAGCGCTATGTCGATGCCGGCGCGAGCGGCGTCCAGGTGCCGATGATCGAGACCGCCGAGCAGGCCGCGGCCGTCGTCGCGGCGGCGCGCTACGCTCCGGAGGGCCGGCGCGGCGTCGCGGCCACCCGCAGCAACGGCTTCGCCGCGCCCAGCGCCGAGCGGCTGCAGACCGCCAACGAGACCACGGCGATCGTGTTGCAGATCGAGACCGGCGAGGGCGTCGCGGCCGCCGCCGAGATCGCCGCCGTCCCCGGGGTCGACTCGCTGTTCATCGGCCCGACCGACCTGGCGCACGCGCTCGGCCGCGGCGGCCAGCTCGATCACCCCGACGTCGACCAGGCCATCCGGACCGTCCGCAAGGCGGTCGGCGACCTGCCGCTCGGCATCCTCGTCGGCTCGGGCGAGGACGCCGCCAAGCGCGCGGGCGAGGGGATGAGCTACCTCGTCGGCACCAGCGGGGGGTTGATCCGCGCCGCGGTACGCGGGCTGGTCGACACCGCCCGCTCCACGTCCGGGGCGCAGTCGTGA
- a CDS encoding acyl-CoA dehydrogenase family protein — MDFQLSEHQVAIRDAVAKLCSRFGEDYWQREDQGHEYPQEFVDALQEGGWLSLLIPEEYGGGGGTISDAAVVLETINRSAGTGSSAHAQMYTMGTILRHGSEEQKQRYLPKIASGELRLQAFGVTEADAGSETTKIRTRAVRDGDHYVVNGGKMFTSRFQHSDLMLLLVRTTPYDEVEKPTRGLSTLLVDLREARDQIEVHPIETMHNHETNQLFFNDLKVPVENLIGEEGRGFNYILSGMNAERILTCSGVLGAGFWFIDRASAYASERVVFGRPIGQNQGVQFPLAQAYARLEAASLMRWHAASLFESGEQPGAQANMAKLLASQATWEAANAAMDTFGGYGMTREFGIERKFRSSRLSLVAPVSNNMALAFIGHNVLGMPKSY; from the coding sequence GTGGATTTCCAGCTCAGCGAACACCAGGTCGCAATTCGGGATGCCGTAGCCAAGTTGTGCTCGCGGTTCGGCGAGGACTACTGGCAGCGCGAGGACCAGGGTCATGAGTACCCCCAGGAGTTCGTCGATGCGCTGCAGGAGGGCGGCTGGCTCTCGCTGCTGATCCCCGAGGAGTACGGCGGCGGTGGCGGCACGATTTCCGATGCCGCGGTAGTGCTGGAGACCATCAACCGCAGCGCCGGGACGGGCAGCTCCGCGCACGCCCAGATGTACACGATGGGCACCATCCTGCGACACGGCAGCGAGGAGCAGAAGCAGCGCTACCTGCCGAAGATCGCCTCGGGAGAGCTTCGCCTGCAGGCATTCGGGGTCACCGAGGCCGATGCGGGGTCGGAGACAACCAAGATCAGGACGCGCGCGGTGCGCGACGGTGATCACTACGTCGTCAACGGCGGCAAGATGTTCACCTCCCGCTTCCAGCACTCCGACCTGATGTTGTTGCTGGTTCGCACCACGCCCTACGACGAGGTCGAGAAGCCGACGCGCGGGCTGAGCACCCTGCTGGTCGACCTGCGCGAGGCGCGCGACCAGATCGAGGTGCACCCGATCGAGACGATGCACAACCACGAGACGAACCAGCTTTTCTTCAACGACCTGAAGGTGCCGGTCGAAAATCTCATCGGCGAGGAAGGGCGCGGCTTCAATTACATTCTTTCGGGAATGAACGCCGAGCGCATTCTCACCTGCTCGGGCGTTTTGGGGGCCGGTTTCTGGTTCATCGATCGGGCATCGGCGTACGCGAGCGAGCGTGTGGTCTTCGGTAGGCCGATCGGCCAGAACCAGGGCGTGCAGTTCCCGCTCGCCCAGGCCTACGCCCGGCTCGAGGCTGCCAGCCTGATGCGTTGGCACGCGGCCTCGCTGTTCGAGAGCGGCGAGCAGCCGGGCGCGCAGGCCAACATGGCCAAGCTGCTCGCCTCGCAGGCGACCTGGGAGGCGGCGAATGCGGCGATGGACACCTTCGGCGGCTACGGCATGACCAGGGAGTTCGGCATCGAGCGCAAGTTCCGCTCCTCGCGGCTGTCGCTCGTCGCGCCGGTGAGCAACAACATGGCGCTCGCCTTCATCGGGCACAACGTGCTCGGCATGCCGAAGTCGTACTGA
- a CDS encoding IclR family transcriptional regulator has translation MRSDRRNDQRSLASRSVAVLRSFTSADPVLPLRTIAARADLPKPTASRICAELVELGLLERVDADYRLGLGLFELGQRAWRQQALVPVARPTMELLRAATDRTISLAVLSGTEVVYLERLTAPRARVRTPAGDRRPALRTGLGKAILAHTAPQLRHDIIAATWQPDRAHPTPAMLERTLRRVVAEGVAYDLAESGKGILCVAAPLFGSDGQVLGSISATGFPTPRQMREAAPMVARAASTISHLLGAQREAGPGATN, from the coding sequence ATGCGTTCCGACAGACGAAACGACCAAAGATCTCTGGCCTCGCGGTCCGTTGCGGTGCTGCGCAGCTTCACCTCGGCTGACCCGGTGCTCCCGCTGCGCACCATCGCGGCGCGCGCCGACCTGCCCAAGCCGACCGCTTCGCGGATCTGCGCGGAGCTGGTCGAGCTCGGCCTGCTGGAGCGCGTGGACGCCGACTACCGCCTCGGGCTCGGACTGTTCGAGCTCGGCCAGCGGGCCTGGCGCCAGCAGGCGCTGGTGCCGGTTGCCCGCCCCACGATGGAGCTGCTGCGCGCGGCGACCGACCGGACGATCAGCCTCGCGGTCCTGTCGGGCACCGAGGTCGTCTACCTGGAACGCCTGACCGCGCCCCGGGCGAGGGTGCGCACCCCGGCGGGCGACCGGCGGCCGGCGCTGCGCACGGGGCTGGGCAAGGCCATCCTCGCCCACACCGCGCCGCAGTTGCGCCACGACATCATCGCCGCCACCTGGCAGCCCGACCGGGCGCACCCGACGCCCGCGATGCTGGAGCGCACGCTGCGTCGAGTGGTCGCCGAGGGGGTGGCCTACGACCTCGCCGAGTCCGGCAAGGGCATCTTGTGTGTCGCCGCGCCCCTGTTCGGCTCCGACGGCCAGGTCCTCGGCTCGATCTCGGCGACCGGCTTCCCGACGCCGCGCCAGATGCGCGAGGCCGCGCCGATGGTGGCGCGGGCGGCCTCGACCATCTCCCACCTGCTCGGCGCCCAGCGCGAGGCCGGCCCCGGCGCCACCAACTGA
- a CDS encoding enoyl-CoA hydratase/isomerase family protein has translation MNEQDNVLYEVADRVATITINRPDRRNAFDPPTRRELIARFAEAAADPDVWCLVLTGSGTKAFSAGGDLRSFDDAAKAGRRYQETPMEGAERNLFETLLEVYKPTIAALNGPAVAGGCELALACDIRIAAKHTVLGLPESKRGMGANFGSVILPRLVPRAIAFDLLYTGRYIDAEEAARWGLVNRVVESDELAETVRAYAAELVGNAPLTLRRYKEMMVKGWGQPVPSALRLNVGPNPYLSEDRREGAAAFLEKRPPVWQGR, from the coding sequence ATGAACGAGCAGGACAACGTTCTGTACGAGGTGGCCGACCGGGTCGCCACGATCACGATCAATCGCCCGGACCGGCGCAACGCGTTCGATCCGCCCACCCGGCGCGAGCTGATCGCGCGCTTCGCCGAGGCCGCGGCCGACCCCGACGTGTGGTGCCTGGTGCTGACCGGGTCCGGGACCAAGGCGTTCTCCGCCGGCGGCGACCTGCGCAGCTTCGACGACGCCGCCAAGGCGGGCCGGCGCTACCAGGAGACCCCGATGGAGGGGGCCGAGCGCAACCTGTTCGAGACGCTGCTGGAGGTCTACAAGCCGACCATCGCGGCGCTCAACGGGCCCGCGGTCGCCGGCGGTTGCGAGCTCGCGCTCGCCTGCGACATCCGGATCGCCGCCAAGCACACCGTGCTCGGGCTGCCCGAGTCCAAGCGGGGGATGGGCGCCAACTTCGGCAGCGTCATCCTGCCCCGGCTGGTGCCGCGGGCGATCGCCTTCGATCTGCTCTACACCGGCCGCTACATCGACGCCGAGGAGGCGGCCCGATGGGGGCTGGTGAACCGCGTGGTGGAGTCCGACGAGCTGGCGGAGACGGTACGCGCCTACGCCGCCGAGCTGGTCGGCAACGCCCCGCTCACGCTGCGCCGCTACAAGGAGATGATGGTGAAGGGCTGGGGGCAGCCGGTGCCCTCGGCGCTGCGCCTGAACGTGGGCCCGAATCCGTACCTCAGCGAGGATCGCCGGGAGGGCGCGGCGGCCTTCCTGGAGAAGCGCCCGCCGGTCTGGCAGGGGCGCTGA
- a CDS encoding CaiB/BaiF CoA transferase family protein, whose product MTQASTPPAPDAAEQVPGSLSGIRVLDLTGNVAGPFATQVLGDLGADVIKVERPGSGDDTRGWGPPFWGGEEGLTFASLNRNKRSITVDLKSPEGVELLRELIGTADVVVQNLRPGALDRIGLDWPTIRELNPRVVYCAMTGFGPEGPRATDPAYDPLMQAFSGLMSVTGEDGRPPVRIPVSILDKGTGMWAVIGILDALRTRDATGRGARVDVSLLDTALTWEATQLMTYLSEGKLPPRLGSGSPGVAPYGAFAATDGDVVIAAGNQRLWEALCSALDTPQWLELAEYADNAARFANRAALNELLAAEVARYSVSELLARLTAAGVPVNPINTVDLVVDDPQVAALGSIERIDHPRLGDYALIRTPISVDGRRSPTRLLPPQLGEHDDEVRREVRAGAEEGARR is encoded by the coding sequence ATGACCCAGGCCAGCACGCCGCCGGCCCCCGACGCCGCGGAGCAGGTGCCGGGCAGCCTGTCCGGCATCCGCGTCCTAGACCTGACCGGCAATGTCGCCGGGCCGTTCGCCACACAGGTGCTCGGCGACCTCGGCGCCGACGTGATCAAGGTCGAGCGGCCCGGGTCGGGCGACGACACCCGCGGCTGGGGTCCGCCCTTCTGGGGCGGCGAGGAGGGGCTGACCTTCGCCTCGCTGAACCGCAACAAGCGCAGCATCACCGTCGACCTGAAGTCGCCCGAGGGCGTCGAGCTGCTGCGCGAGCTGATCGGCACGGCCGACGTCGTCGTGCAGAACCTGCGTCCGGGCGCGCTGGACCGGATCGGCCTGGACTGGCCGACCATCCGCGAGCTCAACCCGCGTGTCGTCTACTGCGCGATGACCGGCTTCGGCCCGGAGGGGCCGCGCGCGACCGATCCCGCCTACGACCCGCTGATGCAGGCCTTCAGCGGGCTGATGAGCGTGACCGGTGAGGACGGCCGACCCCCGGTGCGGATCCCGGTCTCCATCCTGGACAAGGGCACCGGCATGTGGGCCGTGATCGGGATCCTGGACGCGCTGCGCACCCGCGACGCGACCGGCCGCGGCGCCCGGGTCGACGTCAGCCTGCTGGACACCGCGCTGACCTGGGAGGCCACCCAACTGATGACCTACCTCAGCGAGGGCAAGCTGCCGCCGCGGCTCGGCTCGGGCTCGCCCGGCGTCGCGCCGTACGGGGCCTTCGCCGCCACCGACGGCGACGTGGTGATCGCGGCCGGCAACCAGCGGCTGTGGGAGGCGCTGTGCTCCGCGCTGGACACCCCGCAGTGGCTCGAACTGGCCGAGTACGCCGACAATGCCGCCCGGTTCGCCAACCGGGCCGCGCTGAACGAACTGCTCGCGGCGGAGGTCGCCAGGTACAGCGTCTCGGAGCTGTTGGCGCGACTGACAGCGGCGGGCGTACCCGTCAACCCGATCAACACGGTCGATCTGGTGGTCGACGACCCGCAGGTGGCCGCGCTCGGCTCGATCGAGCGGATCGATCACCCGCGGCTCGGCGACTACGCACTGATCCGTACGCCGATCAGTGTCGACGGGCGCCGCTCGCCGACGCGGCTGTTGCCGCCGCAGCTCGGGGAGCACGACGACGAGGTGCGCCGCGAGGTGCGCGCCGGTGCCGAGGAGGGAGCGCGCCGATGA
- a CDS encoding citramalate synthase: MSYPKVTIVEEGMREGMQIESETIGVEAKIELLDALSRTGLSRIVMGSFVSPKWTPQMAQIDEVAKRFTRVPGVQYTALALNEKGRERAAEHDLATRVGLPRSLVHVCDVFVRRNANRSQQDEIDAIPATVRRAVDAGATEAMIAVNAAWGSNWLGEFSDEQRMELLQRQHDAWTEAGIAVTGISFGDPMGWNVPHKVAGQLRAALERWPEIRTVHLHLHDARGTALTSAYAALEVLDDRHELILDTAIGGMGGCPYCGHGRMTRMIPTEDAVDMLHEMGIETGVDLDKLIEAAALAEEVVGHELWGHVSKAGPRPRGERLYAMDMPFIETAEQAQHFRKGPQVYAGARSPWREPITSPARDAVERSLQEGTTR, translated from the coding sequence ATGTCATACCCGAAGGTGACGATCGTCGAGGAGGGCATGCGCGAGGGCATGCAGATCGAGAGCGAGACGATCGGGGTCGAGGCCAAGATCGAATTGCTGGACGCCTTGTCCCGGACCGGCCTGAGCAGGATCGTGATGGGCTCCTTCGTCAGCCCCAAGTGGACGCCGCAGATGGCGCAGATCGACGAGGTGGCGAAGCGGTTCACCCGCGTACCCGGCGTGCAGTACACCGCGCTCGCGCTCAACGAGAAGGGGCGCGAGCGCGCCGCCGAGCACGACCTGGCGACCCGCGTCGGCCTGCCGCGCTCGCTCGTCCACGTCTGCGACGTGTTCGTCCGGCGCAACGCGAACCGCTCCCAGCAGGACGAGATCGACGCCATTCCCGCCACCGTCCGGCGCGCGGTCGACGCCGGCGCCACCGAGGCGATGATCGCGGTCAACGCCGCGTGGGGCTCGAACTGGCTCGGCGAGTTCAGCGACGAGCAGCGGATGGAGCTGCTGCAGCGCCAGCACGACGCGTGGACCGAGGCGGGGATCGCCGTCACCGGCATCTCGTTCGGCGACCCGATGGGCTGGAACGTGCCGCACAAGGTGGCGGGCCAGCTCCGGGCGGCGCTGGAGCGGTGGCCGGAGATCCGGACCGTGCACCTGCACCTGCACGATGCCCGCGGCACGGCGCTGACCTCGGCGTACGCGGCGCTGGAGGTGCTGGACGATCGGCACGAGCTGATTCTGGACACCGCGATCGGTGGCATGGGCGGTTGCCCGTACTGCGGCCACGGCCGGATGACCCGGATGATCCCGACCGAGGACGCCGTCGACATGCTGCACGAGATGGGCATCGAGACCGGCGTCGACCTGGACAAGCTGATCGAGGCGGCGGCGCTGGCCGAGGAGGTCGTCGGTCACGAGCTGTGGGGACACGTCTCCAAGGCGGGGCCGCGGCCGCGCGGGGAGCGGCTGTATGCGATGGACATGCCCTTCATCGAGACCGCCGAGCAGGCCCAGCACTTCCGCAAGGGCCCGCAGGTGTACGCCGGTGCGCGATCCCCGTGGCGCGAGCCGATCACCTCCCCGGCCCGCGACGCCGTCGAACGTTCACTGCAGGAAGGAACCACCCGATGA